In the genome of Carya illinoinensis cultivar Pawnee chromosome 13, C.illinoinensisPawnee_v1, whole genome shotgun sequence, the window CTTGGGTGTTTGTTCCATGTGATTTTGTCAGGATTTTTTCAGGGAACTTCTGTTTTGCCACTTTTTCCAAAACTGGCATTGCACTAAAATTTGGGAAAGACATGGCAGGATTTGGTAGGTTTAAGGTCCTGTAGTCTGCACTATTGTTCCAAAATGATTCTTGTCGAGAATTTTCAAGTTGGCAAGAGATTGGCACCTCAACAAATGGCTCCCTCAGGTTCTCACTTGTCAGTCTAGTTGTAATATTCCCTTGGTCTTGAATAGGATGCTGAGCTTCTAGCCTCTGAATGGGAAGATGCTGCAAGTAAAGGTATTGGTGATGTATCCTACAAAATTGTTCCTCTTCCATACTCCTCCAACTTATCTGACGCTCGTTTATTTGCTGCGGATGAAAATAAGGCTGCAGAGATTGTGCATCCAGGAAAAATTGTTGCTGATCAGGCATTGCAGGAAACTGCACACCATGGTGGACCGGCACATGAGAGAGGAACTGAAGGCCTTGCACTGCATGAGCCAATGGTGCAGTAGCAGAGAAATTTTCAAATTGCTGGCGATAGCCTACTTGGCGCTTCTTAAGTTCTTCAGCATTGAATTTTAACATATTTGAACTTTCCTGGCCAGCTCTTGTCTCACCAACCTTGTCGAAACCACAAGGTACATTTTTTGGATATTGAAGAGAAAGGATAGCCCTCAAATTTGGATCCACATTGGAATTAGGTTTCTTTAAGTCCTTTAGATGTTGGCCATCCAATAAAATGGAGCAATTCTCTAAGGATTTAGACTTTGCCAAAGGAGCAGCTGTCACACCATCAGTAAAGCTCAATCCTGCAAATGCAGATGTCAAGGACTGATCATCGGGCAGATTCATTTCCTCTGGTTGAATCCTTATAATGGGTAATTGCTTAGTTACATTCGATGAGATTTTTCTGTCACCTAAACTCCCAAAGTTTTGGAGTTTCTCATTGATAGGCCCTTGGCAGGAATTCACACTGATAGGAGACAAACTTCCCTCGAAAGACGCCATCTTTGGCCCAGTGTCATCAGAATGTGGTTTCCCAGAAGTAGCAATTGGTATCTCACCAAGAAGTTTCTCAAATTCATCAAATTCCAGTTCAGTTCTCCCTTCCTTCATTTCGCCAATCGTGAAAGGTTTACCCATCCAATCTGTCAAGAAAAGTAAGCTCTTTATGATTCAAGCATCTGATCTGCCAAACAGACTAAGGTCTACCAGGCAATGTGGATCCAttggataataataataataataataataataataataataaaaaaccttTAATGGAGAAAGGAAACTAAAATCACTTAAAATCAGTAATCCCAGAGTTATTTCCAAATAagcattatttttataaaaaattactaaagAACAAAACAATCAGAGAAAAACCAATCCTCCCACTAAAGCGACTGATCATCTAAATTCATAGTCagaaaaataacatatattaatcAACGGATACTGCCATCCCCATGTCACCAAATTCTCCAAACACAGGAAagaattgaattttgaaaaatagcaaTTCAAATAATAGGAAGACTACTAAGATCAGTAAAACATCACCAGATTCTACGCTAGACAATCAATTCAATGCCAAAAACCCAGATAAAAAACGGAGCCCAGAAAATACTACGGAACTTgtatcatcatcattatcatcagTCATCGggccaaacaactccgtcctcaagtTTTGTCAAATGGAAACCAAGAAAGAAAAGTCGAATGTGAGAGCAATTCCCACAGAATCAGAAGCGAAAGTCAACTAGTTCATCACATGTGCCAATGATGCGCGATCGTCAAAACGGAGAACACAGAATGAAAGATAATTACAAGtcgaaaaagagaagaaggaacAATGCAGAAGAAAGCAAAAGGCAATAAGTGAGAATCCCAAGTGTAAAAGGGCGTACCACTGATGGAAGAGGCGTCATTAGAGACAATAAGAGGGCATGGTGGAGGGTGAAGAGAAGATAACCCAGAAACAGAAGAGAAAGAGAGGCGGCGTGAAGAAGGAGAGGTTtacaatggagagagagagagagagagagagagagagagaggtggcaAATGCTGATTTAGCACAAATACAAAGGAACGCAAGAAGAAACGGAAACTAGAAATGGGAGATTTACATGCATGGAATTGTgtggaataataaaaataataataatacgaTGATGGTATCTCATGGTCTGCTTTACGACATTACTTTACGAACATACATAAATGATACATAAACATCCATCCTAATACCAATATCTTCTTATCTTTTGatattctcttttctcttactAGAAAATAATACCCATTTTCACATTTACTTTCCATATTTCCTTCTTTGCTTTATTTCGGTCTTTTTAGGCTAAAAAGCTGTAAAAAGAAAGAGATGCTCTATCTCCTGCTAATGaatttatcttctttttaatGCTAATGAATTATGTATAAAATGTTTGCAatgtatagagagagagagagagagagagagagagagagagagagagagagagaagataattGAATGGTGCAACATTAATTAATTGGGTTATCTTtatcataattaataatatcttatagtGTCTCACTGTAAGATGGAGTCCAACAAAATGAAGCGCTGCAACGCTACAGTGCTCAGCTTAAGCTAATCCTTAATTATAACAAAATGTAATGTCTCCAGACGCATAGAGGCAACACTCCCACACCAAATGACAAATCTAACATGCATTACACCTTAATTGGGTCGGTCGGAATAAAACTCcccttatttttactttttattattattattattatatgtctACCTCTACCATTAGACAACAATTGCCGGTCCATTGAgtaatttgtttttgtaaaacAAATGATCCCATCTGATCTCTTTCACGTTCACACAAACTCCCTCTCCCTCAATCTCTGCGCGCACACATCCTTCGTGTTAGTCGTCGTGAACAACATGCCTTTCCCTCGTACAATTAGAGAACATCATTTAAAAAGTGAGTAGGTCCAGTCCATACTTTATCCCATCTTCCCCAGAACCGAAGACGGTAGTCTCTCGACCATCGCTTTTCTATCACGTGAAACTTGTTTCCTTTCCTTCCATATCCCCCATTTGTGTCGCGCCCCTGTGCCTGAGATTAAAAATGAGCATTACTTTAAACTTACCGTCTAACATCTTCATTATAAGCTTAAGCCAATTCTAGTGCTTACAAAAGAGATGcaactcttttttaatttatatacgctttatatatatagacatcaGCCTGCTTGTCTTTTTCTATGTTGTTTAAATCGGAGAAAAGAATACTTAGATGATGATCACGAACAAATGATGAGTGCCACTGCTAGGTCTTCCATTATAAATGCGTATACCTTCTGCAGGCCCCGCACCAGACAAAAGGTGGTCCCAAGTGTGGTGCGTAAACACAACTTCGCGTCCAATTTACACATTAGAAAAATAGAGGTGAGAGTAATGACCTTCATCACGCTTAAAATCACTCAAGGCAAAGTCCCAAAAAGCTAAAAAAGCATTATAAACCCAACGTCTCTCTCATAAGCCTTGAAAACATGCTCTACTCCAGCAACCTAACCTCACCACAATTTTACGACTTTTGCTGGGACATAATACAAAAATTCAGATCTAGTACTATTAAACTAACAGAGTTGATTTATGTGTCAGGCCTTTGCGGCAATTTTGCTACCGCACGGCATTTTTTCCACAACCCCCCCTCTTGCATCTCCCGCTTCCGTTTGTAAAGCTCTGCCGTCAATCAACCTTAGTAGCCAAATCCTGAAACAACCAAGAAATAACCCCAATGCATGAGTTTCGAAAACATCATCTAGAACGAAGAAAAGGATAAAATTGGCACCATCACACTATCACAATCAGCAACTTCAGACCTGAATTGTCCATGGGATTGCCAGCAGGCACTGGCTCGGGCTCCTTGATTTCAACAACTACACAATCTGACATCAAGAATGTTTTTGCTACGGAGGCTGCATGCTCAAGGCAACATCTGACCACCTACAACGACATAACTAGCTTTCAGACTTTTACCTTGAAAACGGTTCAACTAGTGAAATAATCCACTTCAACTTCCGCGCATCATAAATCCCCATAACAGAATCAATCAACAtgcaaaccaaaaccaaaatagCTTAAGCTAAACCAACCACACTTGGATGCAGCTaccacaaaaaaagaaaaaaagaaaagaaaagaaagaaacagaaaaaagagataaatattGTTCAGTAGATGAAAAAAGAGACttaaaaaaggaaatcaagCACAGGACATGATTTTAACAGAGTTTTGTCAGGGTAAGGAAATCTATACCAATTCTGGGGGCAGTGGCCCAACATTTCTATATTTAGCTTATTCAAGATGTTCCAATAGTTTTTATAGTGACAGAAATCATTATGTCTTTCATAGTTACAGAAACCCACACGCCAGAAAGATGtgccaacatatatataattttcccaaacaaagagcaaaaatcATGAGATACTACTCAACAACTTTAACCAGCATGATCAGATGACTACACATAATTGCAGAGTGATGGCAGGCATTAATTTAATCATACATTGTTCAAAACTATTACTCCCAGCAGCTTCAAAAGGACACACGCCAAATGCAAGGCAAAACCAAGTTATGCTTCGCTTGAAGAGATTCAAGATGGCAACTCACCTTAGTTGGATCAATTATACCAGCAGCCATTAAATCTTCATATTTGCCAGTCGCAGCATTATATCCATACTTAGGATTGTCACTGGATAGCACCTGAATGCAAAGGAAACAGAAAAATCCATAGTCAGTACAGTACAACTTTGTAGAGTTCAACGCATACTACAATGACAAGAAAAATGGGGATACCTTCTCACTGACCACACTTCCATTAACACCAGCGTTCTTGGCAATCAATTTCAATGGGTAGCTCAAAGCTCTTTTGACAATATCTGCTCCAACCTGCAATTAACCCAAATAATGTGACCCTAAAGTGCGgccttgaaaataaaaaagaagaaaccgATGCTTCCTTTCATATTCAACACGATCTATAAATTTGTGTGATGTCTTCCGTATTTAAGACTTTGATTGCTTAGATGTGACTTTCACAACTTCAGAAACTTCAGGACTAACCTTTTCTTCATCATTGTCAAGGCTGTCCTTGATAGCATCCACCTTCGACGCAAGTCTCAGCAAGGTGCATCCACCACCGACTACAATACCTTCCTCAACAGCAGCCTGAAAGTCATTGGAATTGTCAACAATGCTGCTTTATTTGTAGCAGAAACAATGATGAGGGCTCTCCACTAGCATACAACGTATTGGCACTAATAGTACAGAAATTCTGCataattttaatcataaattacCTTGGTTGCGTTAAGAGCATCTTCAACTCTCAGTTTCTTCTCTTTAAGCTCTGTCTCTGTTTGTGCACCAACCTTTGTATTCCGAGGGAAGTTGATGAGCATAATATTTTATACTTAATCACAGATCGCAATTATATGAGGTAATTGATAACTTACCTGAATCACAGCAACACCACCTGACAATTTTGCAATCCTTTCACTCAGTTTTTCCTTCTCATAGTCTTGTTCTGCAGCCTGTGTTAGAATACATTTTGGTTACctttaaaataatcaaaatgtaTCACACACATGCAAGGCTCATGTGTGTGcacacgtgtgtgtgtgtgtgtatgagagagagagagagagagagagagagagagagagagagagagagatgtttaCCTCAATAAGATTTCTAATCTGTGCAACTCTCTTGTTTACAGCTTCTTGTGTGCTTCCATCACCAACAATTGTGGTAATATCCTTGGTAAGCACCACCTTTGAAGCCTGGCCAAGCACCTCCTTGTCAGCTTTGTCTAAGGTAAGCCCCACCTCATCTCTGATTACAGTTCCTgcaagcccaaaaaaaaaaaaaaaaaaattactccacATACGAACAATAATTCAGAAGAACACAGGAAGGGCAAAACAGGAGAAACATGATGATGCCGACCAACCTCCAGTGAGAATGGCAATGTCATCAAGGTACTGGCTTTTTCGCTCTCCAAATCCAGGGGCTTTGAGTGCAGCAATCTTCAGAGCCCCTCTAAGCTTGTTCACAACCAGAGTTGCTAGAGCTTCTTGTTCAATGTCTTCAGCAATTATCACAATCGGGTATCCACCTCTGATAGCATCCTCCAAAACGTTAATAAGATCCCTAGcatttgttattttcttatcaACAAGAAGCAActgcattaaaaaaatacatcaattagCAAAGCCAACACATTCCTGCCAACGATATTAATTGCAGGAAATAGGAAATAACAGGTAATATCTGTCAGAATGCAAACCTTGCAATTTTCATATTCAACAGCCATTTTCTCACTATCAGTGACAAAGTAAGGTGAGATGTAACCACGGTCaaattgcattccttcaacaacATACAGGCTGTTCTCGGCACTTTTTCCCTCTTCTAGAGTCACCACACCCTTGCGACCCACCTTACTCATGGCTTCAGCTATCATGTTTCCTACTTCATAGTTGTTTCCAGCACTAACTGCTGCCACATCAGCCAGCTCACTGTCTTCAACCTGAAGACCAATGTCATCCTCGATTGATGAGTGACATTACTAGAAACTAAGTGGAACaataaagaagaaatcatgGTGGCTCTATAATAATACTGCTTGAAATCAGGAAAGAAATGGCTGCATAAACATTACCTCTTTTGAGATCAACTTAAGCTCAGAAACTAGAGCTTTCGTGGTCTTCTCAATACCTCGAGTAATTAAGACAGG includes:
- the LOC122292221 gene encoding ruBisCO large subunit-binding protein subunit beta, chloroplastic, coding for MASTFTAMSSVGPLAAPSCRAMDKKFVPSSDKLSSSASFSPFTIARRQSVISRRNRSPLIFAMAKELHFNKDGSTIKKLQTGVNKLADLVGVTLGPKGRNVVLESKYGSPKIVNDGVTVAKEVELEDPVENIGAKLVRQAAAKTNDLAGDGTTTSVVLAQGLIAEGVKVVAAGANPVLITRGIEKTTKALVSELKLISKEVEDSELADVAAVSAGNNYEVGNMIAEAMSKVGRKGVVTLEEGKSAENSLYVVEGMQFDRGYISPYFVTDSEKMAVEYENCKLLLVDKKITNARDLINVLEDAIRGGYPIVIIAEDIEQEALATLVVNKLRGALKIAALKAPGFGERKSQYLDDIAILTGGTVIRDEVGLTLDKADKEVLGQASKVVLTKDITTIVGDGSTQEAVNKRVAQIRNLIEAAEQDYEKEKLSERIAKLSGGVAVIQVGAQTETELKEKKLRVEDALNATKAAVEEGIVVGGGCTLLRLASKVDAIKDSLDNDEEKVGADIVKRALSYPLKLIAKNAGVNGSVVSEKVLSSDNPKYGYNAATGKYEDLMAAGIIDPTKVVRCCLEHAASVAKTFLMSDCVVVEIKEPEPVPAGNPMDNSGFGY
- the LOC122292220 gene encoding pumilio homolog 12 isoform X1, translating into MTDDNDDDTNWMGKPFTIGEMKEGRTELEFDEFEKLLGEIPIATSGKPHSDDTGPKMASFEGSLSPISVNSCQGPINEKLQNFGSLGDRKISSNVTKQLPIIRIQPEEMNLPDDQSLTSAFAGLSFTDGVTAAPLAKSKSLENCSILLDGQHLKDLKKPNSNVDPNLRAILSLQYPKNVPCGFDKVGETRAGQESSNMLKFNAEELKKRQVGYRQQFENFSATAPLAHAVQGLQFLSHVPVHHGVQFPAMPDQQQFFLDAQSLQPYFHPQQINERQISWRSMEEEQFCRIHHQYLYLQHLPIQRLEAQHPIQDQGNITTRLTSENLREPFVEVPISCQLENSRQESFWNNSADYRTLNLPNPAMSFPNFSAMPVLEKVAKQKFPEKILTKSHGTNTQENVKFGTVSKNESLTRVSRNEEALSNHHHWHDFSIPRTRGFQLDSLSLWGLSTEDANLKSTHLKPVPQKCYSVDDATGRIYLMAKDQHGCRFLQRKLAEGTRADVEKIFFEIIDYVVELMTDPFGNYLVQKLLENCDDDQRMQILHTITRRSGELVRISCNMHGTRAVQKVIETLKTPAQFSMVVSSLKPGIVTLIKNINGNHVAQRCLQCLMPECTEFLFEAATANCVDLATDRHGCCVLQKCLSHSDGEQRRRLVCEITSNALILSQDPYGNYVVQYVFDLQLPWATVDILNQLEGNYADLSVQKFSSNVVEKCLHYAGEDYQPRVIQELIDNPRLDQIMLDPYGNYVIQAALSQSKGALHNALVAAIRRHDPVLQTSPYGKKVLSSSGLKK